A genomic stretch from Thermodesulfobacteriota bacterium includes:
- the gspD gene encoding type II secretion system secretin GspD, which translates to MTDRIKRMGKMAGCVLALLICLLLPAAGEQPVEADRSVETVPPSPAGNEADRLVSVDFNDVDLAVFIKFISELTGRNFVVDEQVKGKITIISPAKISVEEAYQVFESVLEVHGYTTVQSGSIIKVVKDMDARSKSVETGLAGIEPESAEDKVVTQIIPLKFGDPNEVKQLFVPLVSKAGIILAYPSTNMLIVTDYHSNIKRLMNILHVIDVTGIGRQVSVTPLEYSDATKLVTILESMFQSKQAKAKGADEGVRMVADDRSNSIVLLASETETRQIKQLITILDKKVPSGKESIHVVFLKNADAEEMTEVLLNLPKGGEGEKKEAGPKKTPVISKEVSITADPATNSLIIMAERDDFLVLKEIIEKLDIPRSMVYIECLIVEVNVNKDFILGVEWMAGGETHYNDRDGAYVGGFGGAGTAYSNIYGMVNDAGVATLPAGLSLGAFSEAINIGGVMFPSVAAIAQAYKRDKDVHILSTPQIMTTDNTEASITVGKNIPYLTKTGTTDASETYNNYEYNDIGIKLKIKPQINENRLIRMDISQEVTRLDQVSAVTYSDKPSTLKRTIETNVIVHDNHTIVIGGLIDDTMTRSEYRVPCLGDIPIFGYLFQSLNDATDRTNLFVFLTPHVIKDRSEADRIMQDKETEMEAVTGGEFNLFPSPDKSPAGGEKSIGDGAGASDATGDTSGMLPPESGRGEESDDHAVNDGSASAGAPSDAGTVTEENSGAGDAPEEAAAEETDEEGNVIKNIFLDRRSTASPTAFESGAETGRGRMEESGGGDAVVSNGEEPAGQGQSQESPPPAETP; encoded by the coding sequence TTGACAGATAGAATAAAACGAATGGGGAAGATGGCCGGATGCGTTCTGGCCCTGCTGATCTGTCTGCTGCTTCCGGCAGCCGGTGAACAGCCGGTGGAAGCCGACCGGTCGGTGGAAACAGTGCCGCCTTCTCCGGCCGGGAACGAGGCCGATCGACTGGTGTCCGTTGACTTTAACGATGTGGATCTGGCCGTTTTCATTAAATTCATCAGTGAACTTACCGGCAGGAATTTTGTGGTGGACGAGCAGGTCAAGGGAAAAATCACGATCATCTCGCCGGCCAAGATATCCGTGGAAGAGGCTTACCAGGTCTTTGAGTCGGTCCTGGAGGTCCACGGGTACACCACCGTCCAGTCCGGTTCGATTATCAAGGTCGTCAAGGATATGGACGCGCGCAGCAAAAGCGTCGAAACCGGCCTGGCCGGCATCGAGCCGGAAAGCGCGGAAGACAAGGTGGTGACCCAGATCATACCGCTGAAGTTCGGGGACCCCAACGAGGTCAAACAGCTTTTCGTGCCCCTGGTTTCCAAAGCCGGTATCATTCTGGCTTATCCATCCACCAACATGCTTATCGTCACGGATTATCATTCCAATATTAAACGCCTGATGAACATCCTCCACGTCATCGACGTGACCGGTATCGGGCGGCAGGTTTCGGTGACCCCCCTGGAGTATTCCGATGCCACCAAGCTGGTGACCATTCTGGAAAGCATGTTTCAGAGCAAACAGGCTAAAGCAAAAGGCGCGGATGAAGGCGTCCGGATGGTGGCCGATGACCGCTCCAATTCCATCGTGCTCCTGGCCAGTGAAACGGAAACCCGGCAGATCAAGCAGCTGATTACCATTCTGGACAAGAAAGTTCCTTCCGGCAAGGAAAGCATTCACGTGGTTTTCCTGAAAAACGCCGATGCCGAGGAGATGACGGAGGTTCTGCTGAATCTACCCAAGGGCGGCGAGGGGGAGAAGAAAGAAGCCGGTCCCAAGAAGACGCCGGTGATATCAAAAGAAGTGAGTATTACCGCCGATCCGGCCACCAACAGCCTGATCATTATGGCGGAACGGGATGATTTCCTGGTGCTCAAGGAGATTATTGAAAAACTGGATATCCCCCGGTCCATGGTTTATATCGAGTGCCTGATCGTCGAAGTCAATGTCAACAAGGACTTTATCCTGGGCGTGGAGTGGATGGCCGGGGGCGAGACCCATTACAATGACCGGGACGGCGCCTACGTCGGGGGATTCGGCGGCGCCGGCACCGCCTATTCGAATATCTACGGAATGGTCAACGATGCCGGCGTGGCCACCTTGCCGGCCGGTCTTTCTCTGGGCGCTTTCAGCGAAGCGATTAACATCGGCGGCGTCATGTTCCCCAGCGTGGCCGCCATTGCCCAGGCGTATAAGCGGGATAAGGATGTTCATATTTTGTCCACCCCGCAGATCATGACCACTGACAATACGGAAGCATCCATCACCGTCGGGAAAAACATCCCTTATCTGACCAAGACCGGCACCACGGACGCTTCGGAAACTTACAATAATTACGAGTATAATGATATCGGCATCAAGCTGAAGATAAAACCGCAGATCAATGAAAACCGGCTGATCCGGATGGACATTTCCCAGGAAGTAACCCGGCTGGACCAGGTGTCGGCGGTCACTTACTCCGATAAGCCTTCAACCCTGAAGCGCACCATCGAAACCAACGTGATTGTTCATGACAATCATACCATTGTTATCGGCGGACTGATTGACGATACCATGACAAGGTCGGAATACCGGGTGCCCTGCCTCGGGGACATCCCCATTTTTGGCTACCTGTTCCAGAGTCTCAACGACGCCACAGACCGCACCAACCTGTTCGTTTTCTTGACGCCTCATGTTATTAAGGACCGCAGTGAGGCGGACAGGATCATGCAGGATAAAGAGACGGAAATGGAAGCGGTTACCGGTGGTGAGTTCAACCTTTTCCCCTCCCCGGATAAATCCCCCGCGGGCGGGGAGAAAAGTATCGGTGACGGGGCGGGCGCTTCCGACGCAACCGGCGACACGAGCGGAATGCTACCGCCGGAAAGCGGCCGCGGAGAAGAATCAGATGATCACGCGGTAAACGACGGTAGCGCCTCCGCCGGGGCACCGTCTGATGCCGGAACCGTTACGGAAGAGAATAGCGGAGCCGGAGATGCCCCGGAAGAGGCCGCGGCCGAGGAAACGGATGAAGAAGGGAACGTTATCAAAAATATATTTCTGGATCGTCGATCCACTGCATCCCCGACGGCTTTCGAGTCCGGAGCCGAAACCGGCCGGGGGCGAATGGAAGAATCGGGCGGCGGAGACGCGGTAGTCTCTAACGGCGAAGAACCGGCGGGACAAGGGCAATCTCAGGAAAGCCCTCCCCCGGCAGAAACGCCTTAA
- the gspE gene encoding type II secretion system ATPase GspE, giving the protein MSHRLLRIIQDRLDLPPQQLEKVNRLFEGERADFAGQLIKRKLLTEHQLLAARSLLYGIPFLEHLPAAENHNDVVEKVPAQFLKRHMLVPVERALDDLSQGRGCRIAINDPSSLEPIADFVRILGVEEYTLVLSTRDAIRLAISSLYDKGGEAAEDLVRDMESAGDIFDEIDRTADLLDDASSAPIIRLVNHIVSEAVKAQASDIHLEAYQDSFKIRYRVDGILYDFLTPPKRIQPALVSRIKVMANMNIAEKRLPQDGRLQVRTGNQEIDIRVSSIPITAGERLVLRLLNKSGTLLHLQEIGLPEKEYNLLYRLIRYANGIILVTGPTGSGKTTTLYAALSSINTPDINIITIEDPVEYQISGINQIQVNQKIGLTFARGLRSIVRQDPDVILVGEIRDKETSEIAVQSALTGHLVFSTLHTNDSASAITRLVDIGVEPFLISSSVIAVLAQRLVRVLCPNCKESYIPDEQTIRSIGGEPRAFVGVPVYRKKGCAQCLNTGYSGRVPIFEIMVLDDLIKTLILTTHDSGRIEAEAVRQGMKTLRDSGIDKVVEGVTSIEEVLRVTQR; this is encoded by the coding sequence ATGAGCCATCGTTTATTACGGATAATACAGGACCGGCTGGATTTGCCGCCTCAACAGCTGGAAAAGGTGAACCGGCTGTTTGAGGGAGAACGGGCGGATTTTGCCGGGCAGTTGATCAAGCGGAAACTTCTCACGGAGCACCAGCTTCTGGCCGCCAGAAGCCTGCTTTACGGCATTCCGTTTCTGGAACATCTGCCGGCCGCGGAAAATCATAACGATGTTGTCGAGAAGGTGCCGGCCCAGTTTTTAAAACGCCATATGCTGGTTCCTGTCGAAAGGGCGCTGGATGATTTATCGCAGGGGCGGGGATGCCGTATCGCCATCAATGACCCTTCCAGTCTGGAACCCATTGCCGATTTCGTCCGCATCCTTGGCGTGGAGGAATATACGCTGGTGCTGTCGACCCGGGACGCCATCCGTCTGGCCATCAGCAGCTTATATGACAAGGGCGGGGAAGCGGCCGAAGACCTGGTCCGTGACATGGAGAGCGCCGGCGATATTTTCGACGAAATCGACCGGACGGCTGACCTGCTGGACGACGCCAGTTCGGCGCCGATCATCCGGCTGGTCAACCATATCGTTTCCGAGGCGGTCAAGGCTCAGGCCAGCGATATCCATCTGGAAGCCTACCAGGACAGTTTCAAGATCCGTTACCGCGTGGACGGGATTTTGTATGATTTTCTGACGCCGCCCAAAAGAATTCAGCCGGCCCTGGTCTCCCGCATCAAGGTCATGGCCAATATGAACATCGCGGAAAAGCGGCTGCCCCAGGACGGCCGCCTGCAGGTGAGGACGGGTAATCAGGAAATCGATATCCGGGTGTCGTCCATTCCCATTACCGCCGGAGAGCGGCTGGTGCTGCGACTGCTGAACAAGTCGGGCACCCTGCTTCATCTTCAGGAAATCGGGCTGCCGGAAAAGGAATACAATCTGCTGTATCGTCTGATCCGGTATGCCAACGGAATTATTCTGGTCACCGGTCCCACCGGCAGCGGCAAGACAACCACTCTCTATGCGGCCCTTTCTTCCATCAATACGCCGGATATCAATATCATCACCATTGAAGATCCGGTGGAGTACCAGATCAGCGGCATCAACCAGATCCAGGTGAACCAGAAAATCGGTCTGACCTTTGCCCGCGGACTGCGCTCCATCGTCCGGCAGGATCCGGACGTCATTCTGGTCGGAGAAATCCGGGACAAGGAAACCTCGGAGATCGCCGTCCAGTCGGCGCTGACCGGACACCTGGTGTTTTCCACCCTGCACACCAATGATTCGGCCAGCGCCATCACCCGCCTGGTGGATATCGGCGTGGAGCCATTTCTGATCTCCTCCTCCGTGATCGCCGTACTGGCCCAGCGGCTGGTGCGGGTGCTGTGCCCGAACTGCAAAGAATCGTATATCCCGGACGAGCAAACCATCCGGAGTATCGGCGGAGAGCCCCGGGCGTTTGTTGGTGTTCCTGTTTACCGGAAAAAAGGGTGCGCCCAGTGCCTGAATACCGGCTACAGCGGGAGGGTGCCCATTTTCGAGATCATGGTGCTGGATGACCTGATCAAAACCCTGATACTGACCACGCATGATTCCGGCCGCATTGAGGCGGAGGCCGTGCGGCAGGGCATGAAGACCCTGCGGGACAGCGGCATCGACAAGGTGGTGGAAGGGGTGACCAGTATCGAAGAGGTCTTGCGCGTCACCCAGCGGTGA
- the yidD gene encoding membrane protein insertion efficiency factor YidD, whose amino-acid sequence MNKTGGRWYLWLVLVVVISLPLSPLPLAAGEERIMLPPAPSDAATPADGGFVPAAIGFFRRHVSPIDGDRCSMYPSCSQYSQDVVCKHGLMMGWIMACDRLLRCGRDEVSAAPRIMTDNGWRCYDPVENNDFWRGR is encoded by the coding sequence ATGAATAAGACAGGCGGCAGGTGGTACTTGTGGCTGGTGCTGGTGGTGGTGATTTCCCTGCCGTTGTCGCCTTTACCCTTGGCGGCAGGAGAGGAAAGAATTATGTTGCCGCCAGCGCCATCCGATGCGGCCACCCCGGCCGATGGCGGGTTTGTTCCCGCGGCGATTGGCTTTTTCCGCCGGCACGTTTCTCCCATTGACGGCGACCGGTGCTCCATGTATCCCTCCTGTTCGCAATACAGCCAGGATGTTGTCTGCAAGCACGGGCTGATGATGGGATGGATCATGGCCTGCGACCGGCTGCTGCGCTGCGGCAGGGACGAGGTGTCAGCGGCCCCGCGGATAATGACCGATAACGGATGGCGGTGTTATGATCCGGTGGAAAACAATGATTTCTGGCGGGGCCGGTAA
- a CDS encoding tetratricopeptide repeat protein yields MISGGAGKTGCGARMMSPAMVLMGILFCAAILPPNGSSQELTISAQQQLDLADSLFDQAEYESAITEYRRFLFFFPDHFQTDDAAFRLALAFFRSREFEKALPLFQAIYKKEPGNRYAVEARFMASSCHQTLGRMELAEAVLRELAESTDNADIRDRVWYHIGWLCLESGALLNPAAVNRAGEFFARISDRHQALYRVGELTGRLKEQVPLAGRKRPGLAGALAVFPGGGYVYCGRYHDALMSCLFIGGMAYAAGEAFHNDLEGLGALIGLVGSGFYAGSIYGSVTAAHKWNRALSREFLLNLRDIQVDMTPAGREGGAMVRVRVPF; encoded by the coding sequence ATGATTTCTGGCGGGGCCGGTAAAACCGGTTGCGGCGCCCGGATGATGAGCCCGGCAATGGTCCTGATGGGCATTCTGTTCTGCGCTGCCATTCTGCCGCCGAACGGCTCATCACAGGAGCTGACCATTTCGGCGCAGCAGCAGCTCGATCTGGCCGACAGCCTTTTCGACCAGGCTGAATACGAATCCGCCATAACCGAATACCGCCGGTTTCTCTTTTTTTTCCCGGATCATTTTCAGACCGATGATGCCGCCTTCCGGCTCGCCCTGGCTTTTTTCCGGTCCCGGGAATTTGAGAAGGCCCTGCCGCTTTTCCAAGCCATATATAAAAAAGAGCCCGGCAACCGGTATGCCGTTGAAGCGCGCTTCATGGCCAGCAGCTGCCATCAGACACTGGGCCGGATGGAACTGGCTGAAGCTGTGTTGCGGGAACTGGCGGAATCGACCGATAACGCTGACATCCGCGATCGGGTCTGGTACCATATCGGCTGGCTATGCCTCGAGTCCGGGGCATTGCTGAATCCCGCGGCTGTCAACCGGGCCGGGGAGTTTTTTGCCCGGATCAGCGATCGCCATCAGGCCCTTTACCGGGTGGGTGAATTGACCGGGCGGCTGAAGGAGCAGGTTCCGTTGGCCGGGCGGAAGCGTCCGGGCCTGGCGGGAGCGCTGGCCGTATTCCCCGGCGGCGGGTATGTGTACTGCGGCCGGTATCATGACGCCCTGATGAGTTGTCTGTTTATCGGCGGCATGGCGTATGCCGCCGGCGAGGCCTTTCATAATGACCTGGAAGGACTGGGCGCTTTGATCGGCCTGGTGGGCAGCGGCTTTTACGCGGGCAGTATTTACGGATCGGTAACGGCGGCGCATAAGTGGAACCGGGCCCTTTCCCGGGAGTTCCTACTCAATCTGCGGGACATTCAGGTTGATATGACGCCCGCAGGTCGGGAAGGCGGCGCCATGGTCCGTGTGCGGGTTCCGTTCTGA
- a CDS encoding type II secretion system F family protein produces MPVFEYTAINAGGKNVNGIIDADNLYEAREKLRATSLFPTAITEAYDTRRSPRKQKQFLNFDFFSGVRARDLTSTTRQLATLVGAGFPLVSAIYALIPQTTALPLKRVLSRIKDSIEEGNSFAEALTEFPDIFPSLFVNMVRAGEASGTLEIVLERLAEINENRQVQKNRIISILAYPAVMTVLGFGILTFLLVSIVPEFISIFSDMKHALPLPTRIIQFISTQLASYWWILLVVLIAIYAGFNRLRKTARGGYLIDKTVLRLPGISILATKIAVARFSRTLGSLLENGIPMLTALDIVKNIVGNTIIAEAVQSAGQQVEKGMGLGISLEEAGVFPPLSVQMIKVGEQSGDLEKMLLKTADVFENEVESTLVGLTSILQPLLVVFMGVIIMFIVLAIILPIFEMNQMVG; encoded by the coding sequence ATGCCTGTTTTCGAATACACAGCGATCAATGCCGGCGGTAAGAACGTAAACGGTATTATCGACGCGGACAACCTCTATGAAGCGCGAGAGAAGCTGCGGGCCACCAGCCTTTTTCCCACGGCTATCACCGAAGCCTACGATACCCGCCGGTCTCCCCGGAAACAAAAACAATTTTTGAACTTCGATTTTTTTTCCGGGGTTCGCGCCCGGGACCTGACATCGACAACCCGCCAGCTGGCCACACTGGTCGGCGCCGGGTTCCCTCTGGTTTCCGCCATTTACGCGCTGATTCCCCAGACAACCGCACTCCCCCTCAAACGAGTTCTGTCACGGATCAAGGATTCCATCGAAGAAGGCAACAGTTTCGCTGAAGCGCTGACGGAGTTTCCGGATATCTTCCCGTCCCTGTTCGTCAATATGGTCCGGGCGGGAGAGGCATCCGGAACGCTGGAAATCGTTCTGGAACGCCTGGCCGAAATCAACGAAAACCGGCAGGTCCAGAAAAACCGGATTATCTCCATCCTGGCGTATCCCGCCGTCATGACCGTGCTGGGCTTTGGTATTCTGACGTTCTTACTGGTATCAATCGTCCCGGAATTCATCTCCATTTTTTCCGACATGAAGCATGCCCTGCCGCTGCCGACGCGCATCATCCAGTTCATCAGCACCCAGCTGGCGTCTTACTGGTGGATCCTGCTGGTCGTTCTGATTGCCATTTATGCCGGTTTTAATCGCTTAAGAAAGACGGCCCGGGGGGGCTATCTCATCGACAAAACCGTTCTGCGCCTGCCCGGCATCAGCATTCTGGCCACGAAAATCGCCGTAGCCCGGTTCTCCCGCACGCTCGGATCGCTTCTGGAAAACGGCATTCCCATGCTGACGGCCCTGGACATTGTCAAGAATATCGTCGGCAACACGATCATCGCCGAGGCGGTCCAGAGCGCCGGTCAGCAGGTGGAAAAAGGAATGGGCCTCGGCATCAGCCTGGAAGAAGCCGGCGTCTTTCCGCCCCTGTCCGTGCAGATGATCAAGGTCGGGGAGCAGAGCGGAGATCTGGAGAAAATGCTGTTGAAAACAGCGGATGTTTTTGAGAATGAGGTCGAATCCACGCTGGTCGGCCTGACCTCCATCCTTCAGCCGCTGCTGGTGGTGTTTATGGGCGTGATCATCATGTTTATCGTTCTGGCCATCATTCTGCCGATTTTTGAAATGAACCAGATGGTCGGATAG
- a CDS encoding DUF4388 domain-containing protein yields MKKILAVNIDAVNLNILSSLLMEQTPDFEILTSKKIGEIDAIIKKLASDVIVVDLENPSPQDLKTLGIISRNHPKLPLILMTAFETGEIESAVKSIGTARYFLKPVDFNKLAELVGEKIKRNVGGEIHGISLTSFLQMSEMEKTSCTLKINADQKTGSLFLVKGALIAAESGELTGEEAVFDILSWKNPTIEIDDSPVNRKKEIESPLISLLMESARRKDEKKSKAKKPAHPAADAPRKKIKKAPDVQLAAETPKTEPVATAAIEPQVPEAEAVPETEEELLAEGKFTDASKILKRKRLLSQALKAGAAVAIIVMVAGLWQYAASPGLAKRKLNKAMAAAKAAPSAEESIAILDAYLQSGPDAPYALQAQTLKQTLSGQKEVEELEKVAQAVSQLPLDEKFIKAAENQYRQFLKQFPDSRFKEEVNRRISEIPAMVDDAEYARLKSIPGNHYSERLLAYQSYLTNHPDSTNAASVQAMMNNLGEAFYEHIHAEKTVCDQEKNWQRCIQLCQYFLDNCTQGHARREDIAALQRAMTAQAAYLKIAGELEKADPFSQTAEALLTDYLKAYPDSPVRDTVEAQLDRIGQKKNLEKSWQQLVEYAKNDRNDIFDRVQRMESYLQVCPEKHAAEAKALHAWLIKEKNKKQQQINQQAENEQIRRQREAFIGQERIRIRNLLKQSGGRFSIVTEDTITDNQTGLTWCMFDSSVLTSHCIDYKNAEGYVRGLATGGYRDWRLPDPSELLVLYNGNPRFPVTSSAKSYWTSEVFSAAWQEKVNTVIQKDTGIWEKHETDLKKCGAVRAVRP; encoded by the coding sequence ATGAAAAAAATCCTGGCAGTGAACATTGATGCCGTAAACCTGAATATTCTTTCCTCCCTGTTGATGGAACAGACCCCTGATTTTGAAATCCTCACTTCAAAAAAAATCGGGGAAATAGACGCCATTATCAAAAAACTGGCGTCGGATGTCATTGTCGTCGATCTGGAAAACCCCTCGCCCCAGGATCTGAAAACGCTCGGCATCATCTCCAGAAACCACCCAAAACTTCCGCTGATCCTCATGACCGCCTTTGAAACGGGAGAAATTGAATCAGCCGTCAAATCCATCGGAACGGCCCGGTATTTTCTAAAACCGGTTGATTTTAACAAACTGGCCGAGCTGGTCGGAGAGAAAATTAAACGCAACGTCGGGGGTGAAATTCACGGCATCAGCCTGACCTCCTTTCTGCAGATGTCGGAAATGGAGAAAACCTCCTGCACGCTGAAAATCAACGCCGACCAGAAAACAGGTTCTTTGTTCCTGGTCAAAGGCGCTCTGATCGCCGCCGAATCCGGTGAACTGACGGGCGAGGAGGCGGTCTTTGACATCCTTTCCTGGAAAAACCCGACGATCGAGATCGATGACTCCCCGGTCAACCGGAAAAAAGAGATCGAGTCGCCGCTGATATCCCTGCTGATGGAAAGCGCCAGACGAAAGGACGAAAAGAAAAGCAAAGCGAAAAAACCGGCCCACCCTGCCGCTGACGCGCCCAGAAAAAAGATAAAAAAGGCGCCCGATGTTCAACTCGCGGCGGAAACGCCGAAAACCGAACCGGTTGCCACGGCGGCAATTGAACCGCAGGTCCCTGAAGCGGAAGCCGTTCCTGAAACGGAAGAAGAACTTCTGGCCGAAGGCAAATTTACGGACGCCAGTAAAATACTAAAACGCAAACGGCTGCTTTCACAGGCTCTCAAAGCCGGTGCCGCCGTGGCCATTATCGTCATGGTGGCCGGCCTGTGGCAATATGCCGCCAGCCCGGGTCTGGCCAAAAGAAAACTCAACAAAGCCATGGCCGCGGCCAAAGCCGCCCCGTCGGCGGAGGAATCTATCGCCATCCTGGACGCCTACCTGCAATCCGGGCCGGATGCGCCGTATGCGCTTCAGGCACAGACGCTCAAACAGACGCTCTCCGGGCAAAAGGAGGTTGAGGAGCTTGAGAAAGTCGCGCAGGCCGTCAGCCAGCTGCCACTTGATGAAAAGTTTATCAAAGCGGCCGAAAACCAGTATCGGCAGTTTCTCAAGCAGTTTCCGGACAGCCGGTTCAAAGAAGAGGTCAACCGCCGCATCAGCGAAATTCCGGCCATGGTGGATGACGCCGAATACGCCCGGCTGAAAAGCATACCGGGGAATCATTACAGTGAAAGGCTTCTGGCGTATCAGTCCTATCTGACCAACCACCCGGACAGCACCAACGCGGCCAGTGTGCAAGCCATGATGAACAACCTGGGAGAAGCCTTCTATGAACATATCCATGCCGAAAAAACGGTCTGCGATCAGGAAAAAAACTGGCAGCGATGCATCCAGCTCTGCCAGTATTTTTTGGATAATTGCACGCAGGGCCATGCGCGCAGGGAGGACATCGCCGCCCTGCAGCGCGCCATGACCGCCCAGGCCGCCTATCTCAAAATCGCCGGGGAACTGGAAAAAGCGGATCCTTTTTCCCAGACGGCGGAAGCACTGCTGACGGATTACCTTAAGGCATATCCAGACTCGCCGGTCAGGGATACCGTGGAAGCCCAGCTGGACAGAATCGGCCAAAAGAAAAACCTGGAAAAAAGCTGGCAGCAGCTGGTCGAATATGCCAAGAACGACCGGAACGATATTTTTGACCGGGTGCAACGCATGGAGAGCTACCTGCAGGTGTGCCCCGAAAAACATGCCGCCGAAGCAAAAGCCCTCCATGCCTGGCTGATAAAGGAGAAAAACAAAAAGCAGCAGCAGATCAATCAGCAGGCCGAAAACGAACAGATACGCCGGCAACGGGAGGCTTTCATCGGACAGGAAAGAATCCGGATACGCAATCTTCTTAAACAGTCGGGCGGCAGGTTTTCAATCGTCACGGAGGACACCATCACCGACAATCAGACCGGCCTGACGTGGTGCATGTTCGATTCCTCGGTTCTGACCAGTCACTGTATCGATTATAAAAACGCGGAAGGCTACGTTCGCGGGCTCGCCACCGGTGGGTATCGTGACTGGCGTCTCCCCGACCCCAGCGAACTTCTCGTTTTATACAACGGCAATCCCCGTTTTCCCGTAACCAGTAGCGCCAAGTCATACTGGACGTCGGAGGTGTTCTCGGCGGCCTGGCAGGAAAAGGTCAATACGGTTATCCAGAAAGACACGGGCATCTGGGAAAAGCACGAAACCGATCTGAAAAAATGCGGCGCCGTCCGGGCGGTACGGCCATGA
- a CDS encoding DUF2804 domain-containing protein — translation MEKLVDPYGRIDFGLIDEPVDLINHMDFPLATPSGRRRPVFLRKMLFKQFSFAGINCPELMIGVAVVDLKYAANAFFYVFDKADGSLKERKSTTLPFAASISPRPDKGQEAIFQSSGLRIRIACDRVQVKCREAELDAVLNRDQTSPLRICTRTGYNGWTYTQKTAPISVSGALAINGKTFHLSAADSTAITDWSAGYFRRQTFWNWAAATAILPGGRRFGMNFSCGVNETEATENVFWIDGRRIKVDNVKFRRNPRSWDDPWRITSADGRVSLSFAPASFRQEHLNAWLVASRFTQFLGFFSGRLTDPETGDIRLEKCPGWAEDHYARW, via the coding sequence ATGGAAAAACTGGTGGACCCGTATGGCCGGATCGACTTCGGGCTGATTGATGAGCCCGTCGATTTGATTAACCATATGGATTTTCCCCTGGCAACGCCGTCAGGCAGACGCCGTCCGGTTTTTTTACGGAAAATGCTGTTCAAGCAGTTCTCTTTTGCCGGTATAAATTGCCCGGAACTGATGATCGGGGTGGCGGTCGTTGACTTGAAGTACGCCGCCAACGCTTTTTTTTATGTATTTGATAAAGCCGACGGCTCTCTTAAGGAAAGAAAATCAACCACCCTGCCTTTTGCGGCCTCCATTTCCCCCCGCCCGGACAAGGGCCAGGAGGCAATTTTTCAATCCTCCGGTCTGCGTATCCGTATCGCGTGTGATCGCGTCCAGGTAAAATGCCGGGAGGCCGAACTGGATGCCGTTTTGAACCGTGACCAGACCAGCCCCCTGCGGATCTGTACCCGCACGGGATACAACGGCTGGACCTATACTCAGAAGACGGCCCCGATTTCTGTTTCAGGGGCGCTCGCCATCAACGGCAAGACCTTTCATCTGTCTGCCGCGGACAGTACGGCCATTACGGACTGGTCGGCGGGTTATTTCAGGAGACAGACCTTCTGGAACTGGGCGGCCGCAACCGCAATTCTTCCGGGAGGACGGCGGTTCGGAATGAATTTCTCCTGCGGGGTGAATGAAACCGAAGCCACGGAAAATGTTTTCTGGATAGACGGCAGGCGAATCAAGGTCGATAATGTCAAATTCCGCCGGAACCCCCGGAGCTGGGATGATCCGTGGCGCATAACATCCGCCGACGGCAGGGTTTCGCTGTCCTTTGCCCCTGCTTCATTCCGGCAAGAACATCTCAATGCGTGGCTTGTGGCCTCACGGTTTACCCAATTCCTGGGTTTTTTTTCAGGTCGGCTGACCGATCCGGAAACCGGCGACATCCGGTTGGAAAAATGCCCCGGCTGGGCGGAGGATCATTATGCCAGGTGGTGA
- the dfsP gene encoding DUF166 family (seleno)protein DfsP — translation MVFQQRGRGESKIAGIREYGRGRFLLDVVSIRDDLPTVIEDSRSLFPREICADLVLDYLIHPDLSQDLAGICRELGIPVVASGKKSAGKGVHTPPICCALPRQVKLGEYGRCFGAPVFEVTIEDGVIQEVIVKRGAPCGATWKAAERIRGLSPDEALVRMGLETQFFCTANPAGWDPLIGKSPVHLAADVHSQALEKALGKTPEA, via the coding sequence ATGGTGTTTCAGCAGCGGGGAAGGGGAGAGAGCAAGATCGCCGGGATTCGTGAATATGGCCGGGGACGGTTTCTCCTGGATGTGGTTTCCATCCGCGATGATCTGCCGACGGTCATCGAGGACAGCCGCAGCCTTTTCCCCAGGGAAATCTGCGCCGACCTGGTTCTGGATTATCTGATTCATCCGGACCTGTCTCAGGACCTGGCCGGTATCTGTCGGGAGCTGGGTATTCCCGTCGTCGCTTCCGGAAAGAAATCGGCCGGCAAAGGCGTCCACACACCGCCGATCTGCTGCGCGCTCCCCCGGCAGGTCAAGCTGGGAGAGTACGGCCGTTGTTTCGGCGCGCCGGTTTTTGAAGTGACCATCGAAGACGGTGTTATTCAGGAAGTCATCGTCAAGCGCGGAGCGCCCTGCGGCGCTACCTGGAAAGCGGCGGAGCGGATCAGGGGCCTTTCTCCGGACGAAGCCCTCGTCCGGATGGGGCTGGAAACCCAGTTTTTCTGCACGGCCAATCCCGCCGGGTGGGATCCGCTCATCGGCAAGAGCCCGGTTCATCTTGCCGCCGACGTCCATTCCCAGGCGCTGGAAAAGGCCTTAGGAAAAACGCCGGAGGCGTAA